One window of the Granulicella arctica genome contains the following:
- a CDS encoding ribokinase gives MTTAKPVIVVGSLNVDLVVVAERFVTPGETMLGKSFRVVSGGKGANQAAASARLGYPTQLFGRVGDDGFGSRLIGDLEAAGVDVSGVGSVPGSTGTALITTVASGENSIVIVPGANGTIGPNDIDGWWPTIHEAGIVLAQLEIPMDAVEHLAKLCAEASIPFMLDPAPAQGLSAALLSKVAWLTPNESEVLALTGRDLIGAEEPALLKVAGHFLDLGVDGVVLKLGARGAYVATAKEQRWVRPFVVEAVDTTAAGDAFNGAFAASLLRLHDPFRAAQVAAAAAALSTTVPGAIPSMPSLQQVEALLEV, from the coding sequence ATGACTACAGCTAAGCCGGTGATTGTCGTCGGCAGCCTGAACGTAGACCTGGTAGTTGTGGCCGAGCGGTTTGTTACTCCCGGCGAGACAATGCTGGGAAAAAGCTTTCGGGTGGTTTCCGGCGGGAAGGGTGCGAATCAGGCGGCGGCTTCGGCGCGGCTTGGCTATCCAACGCAGCTCTTTGGGCGTGTTGGCGATGATGGTTTCGGGTCTCGATTGATTGGCGACCTGGAGGCTGCGGGCGTCGACGTGAGCGGGGTTGGAAGCGTCCCGGGAAGCACGGGCACGGCCTTGATCACGACGGTGGCGAGCGGTGAGAACTCGATCGTTATCGTTCCGGGGGCCAATGGGACCATCGGACCGAACGACATCGACGGCTGGTGGCCAACTATCCATGAGGCAGGCATAGTGCTAGCGCAGCTTGAGATTCCGATGGATGCTGTCGAGCACCTGGCGAAGCTTTGTGCAGAGGCCTCGATTCCCTTCATGCTTGACCCAGCTCCGGCTCAGGGATTATCGGCGGCGCTGCTCAGCAAAGTCGCGTGGCTTACCCCGAATGAGAGTGAGGTGCTTGCTCTGACCGGGCGTGATCTGATCGGGGCGGAAGAGCCTGCTTTGCTTAAGGTCGCAGGGCACTTTCTAGACCTGGGGGTGGACGGGGTGGTGCTGAAGCTTGGGGCGCGGGGGGCTTACGTGGCTACCGCGAAGGAGCAGCGGTGGGTCCGTCCGTTTGTAGTGGAGGCGGTGGATACGACGGCGGCAGGGGATGCGTTCAACGGAGCGTTTGCGGCTTCGTTGCTGCGATTACATGATCCCTTCAGAGCGGCCCAGGTCGCTGCTGCGGCAGCGGCACTCTCAACAACGGTTCCTGGAGCTATTCCGTCGATGCCCAGCCTCCAGCAGGTTGAAGCATTATTAGAGGTCTGA